The Microbacterium luteum nucleotide sequence ACCTTGATGACCGTCGCCCCGAGGTCCGCGAGCAGCATCGTGCAGTAGGGGCCAGCGAGTACCCGGCCGAAATCCGCGACCAGGAGACCCTCGAAAGGACCACCGGCCACGTCCTGCACCGTCCGGCCATCCGGGAGCGAGCTCTTCATCATCGGGAACACCTCAGTCGTCGTGTTCGTCCAGACTCCCAGCAGCCGTTTATGTCCGTCCAATACCTGATCAGGCACGTATTGATGCTCTAATCTCATGAAACGAGGGCTGTTCCAGAACGGCACACTCGAGGCTCCCCATTTCGACGCCACCCTGGTGGTGTCGAGGCGATGGGGCCGGGAGCGGCCCGCGCCTGGGCGTGATCAGCAATGAGGCTAAGGAGAACCCATGGGTAGCAGGCTTGCAGGCAAGGTCGCGATCGTCACCGGCGCGGCGAACGGGATGGGGCGCGCACATGTGCGCCGCCTCGCCCAGGAAGGGGCGAGCGTCCTCGCCACCGACGTCGACTCGGCCGGGCTCGAGCACACCGTCGCCGAAGCGAACCGTGACGGCGGGACGGTCGTGGGGCTGGAGCAGGATGTCGCGATCGCGGCGAGGTGGGACGAGATCGTGGCAGAAGCCGAGCAGCGTTTCGGCCGGCTCGACATTCTGGTCAACAACGCGGGGGTGCTCATCCTCAAGCCCGTCGAGGAGACCACAGAGGAGGAGTGGGACCTCATCTTCCGCATCAACGCCAAGGGTGTCTTCCTCGGCACCAAGGCCGCGGTGCCTGCTCTGGTCCGCGCAGGCGGGGGATCGATCGTGAACATCTCGTCGATCTACGGCATCATCGGCGCACCGAGCGCCGCCGCGTACGAGGCGTCAAAGGGCGCCGTCCGGCTGCTGACCAAGGCCAGCGCGGTGGACCTGGCCAAGTACGGCATCCGGGTGAACTCTGTGCATCCCGGTGTCATCGCCACCCCCATGACCACGGGGCTGCTGGCGACGCCGGAGTCGACGAAAGCCGTGCTGTCCACGACGATCCTCGACCGGCCCGGCCAGCCCGAGGAAGTCTCGAACGTCGTACTCTTCCTCGCCTCGGACGAGGCTTCCTTCGTCACCGGCGCCGAGTATGTCGTGGATGGCGGCTATACCGCGCAGTGATCTCGGTCGGCCGGGGTCTGCGCGACCCCGGCCGACTCATCCAGACTTGTATGCCAATCCACCTTCCATCGGTACGGATTATGCAATAATCCCTGGATGGATCTGCAGCAGCTGCGCACCTTCCTCGCCGTCGCCGAGGAACTGCACTTCGGACGGGCAGCCGAGCGCCTGCATATGGCGCAGCCGCCGATCAGCCGCGGCATCCAGCAGCTGGAGCGGGAGTTGGGTGCGCGGCTGTTCGAGCGGAGCACCCGCAAGGTAACGCTGACCTCGGTGGGCGAGGCCCTCGTCGCCCCCGCCCAGGAGGTCCTGGACGCGCTGGACCGGGTGAGCAGGGTCGCCCGCGCAGCCGGGACGGGCGAGATCGGTCACGTCCGTCTGGCGTACGCGGGTGCGTCCTCCAACGTGATGGTCGGATTGCTCGCCCGAGCAGTCAACCAGAACCACCCAGGCATCCACCTCGAGCTGCTCAGTCAGCACTTCGCCCAACCGGCGATGCAGCTGCTCACCCGCGGCGACATCGACATCGCCCTCGGCAGGTGGGACCACATTCCCGCCGCCGTGCGCACCCGCGTGATCGCTGTCGAGGAACTCGTCATCGCCGTCCCGGAGACCCACCGTCTAGCCGACGCCGGTGCCGTGTCGATCGCGCAGTTCGAGGGTGAGCCGTTCGTGTCGCTCCAACCGCAGACCGGCACGTTGCTGCTGGAGCGGCTGCGACAGATGAGTAGAGCCGCCGGGTTCAACGCCGATGTCGTCCAGCACGCACCGGACTCGTGGACGCTGATGTCCCTCGTCTCCGCCGAGATCGGCTGCTCATTGACCCTGTCCTCGGTGATCGACAGCATCGCCGACCCGCACTTGCGCTTCCTGCGCCTGACCGACGACGTCGCACCTGTCGAGCTGCGGATGGCGTGGCTGCGCGACAGCGACGACCGTGCCTTGCACGCCGTGCTCCGGTTGTCCGAATCCGTCCTCCCGACGCCGCAGGACTAAGCCTCGATCCACCGATGGACGGGGCGTTGAGCGAGCGTCGTGACGTAGAAATGCCCCTCTGATCAGGAAGAATAGAGCTTGCTTAGGGTTCTGTTCGTCTGGTCGGAGAGGCATCTCGTAGATGCAATTCAAGCACGCCCCCGCCGCAGTGTCTGCGGTGTTCGATGATCCGAATCTCGTGTCGGCCGCGGGGCTGGTGCCGATGCTCCGCCTGGCGCGTTCCGCGGGGTTGGACGAGCTCGCGCGTGAGCGGTTGAGCGTCCCGACGGATAAGGGCGCCAACGCGGGTGCGAAGGTGATGGCACTGGTCGCGGGCATGCTCGCCGGGGCGGACTCGATCGACGACATGAACCTGCTCCGCCATGGCGGAATGGGCCGGTTGTTCGACCGGACGTATGCGCCGTCGACGCTCGGGTCGTTCCTGCGGGAGTTCCGGTTCGGACACGTCCGCCAGCTCGACGCCGTCGCCTCCCGGGTGTTCGCGAATCTCGCTGTCGACGCGCCGCTGCTCCGAGCAGGCGATGGCGAGCGGGTGATGGTGGATCTGGACGACACCATCATCGAGGTCCACGGATACCAGAAGCAGGGCGCCGGTTTCGGGTACTCCGGCGTCCGGGGCTGAACGCCCTCCTCGCCACGGCATCGACCACCTCGTCGGCGCCGGTGATCCTGGCCCAGCGGTTGCGGCAGGGAAGACCGGGTCCCCGAAGGGGGCCGCGCGGATCGTCGGCGATGCTCTCGCCACCCTGCGCCGCACCCGCGCCGCGACCGGGGCCAGGCCGTTGCTGCGGGCGGACTCCGCGTTCTACGGACACGCGACCGTCGGCACCGCGATCAAGGCGGGCGCCGACGTGTCGGTGACCGTGAGGATGGACCCGGCGGTGAAGGCCGCGATCGCGACCATCCCGGATGATGCGTGGGAGATGATCGAGTACACCGACGCGATCCGTGACGAGACCACCGGGCAGCTGATCTCCAAAGCCGAGGTCGCCGAGGTCCCGTTCACCGCGTTCCGCTCGAGGAAGAAGGCGGAACAGGTCGCCGGACGGTTGGTGGTGCGGCGCATCCCCGATCTGAACCCGAGACAGGTGGAGCAGCCGACCCTGTTCGACGTCTACCGGCATCACGCGTTCTTCACCACCACAGCGAAGGAGGTGATGGACACGGTGGCCGCGGACAAGACCCACCGCGGTCACGCGATCATCGAGCAGGTCCACGCCGACCTCAAAGCGGGGCCGCTCGCGCACCTGCCCTCCGGGGTGTTCACCGCGAACAGCGCCTGGCTCGTCATCGCCGTGATCGCATTCAACCTCACCCGCGCTGCCGGTCTCGTCGCCGACCGAGCGGGACGGCTCGCGAGAGCAACGACCGCGACGATCCGCCGCACCCTGATCCACGTCCCCGCACGGCTGGCGCGCTCCGCGCGCCGAATCACGCTGCACCTGCCCGAGGCCTGGCCATGGCAGACCGCGTTCGACCGGCTCTTCACAGCCACGCACGCGCCACCGCCAACGGTGACCACCTGACCATCGCCGCAACGCGGCACGACCGAGGACCAAGTGGACGACCGGGATGCGACGCCCGGAACTCAACCCTGCCCTCGACGCGTCACCGCGCCCCGATCATGCCGCCCCGGCACACCCACGGCTCATCGGTGGATCGAGGCTAAGGGTCGCCAGGTATCAATCCGCCTGCCATTTGGTATTGGAGAGAATCAGAACGAAGTGGAAGCGTGGAGTCCACTGTGCGTATATCAACGGCGAGGACAACCATGCACGCATTCGCGATCTTCCAAGACGATCACACGGTGACCGATGTGGAATTGCCGACCCCGACCCCCGAAGGCACCGAAATCCTCCTGCGCGTGGTTCGGTCCGGGGTGTGCCACACCGACATGCACCTGCGTGAGGGGTACTACGATCTCGGCAGCCGGGGGCGTCTGAATCTGATCGACCGGGGCGTCACCTACCCGCTTGTCCTCGGCCATGAGGTCGTCGGCGTCGTCGAAGCGGCCGGCCCCGACGCCGACGGGGTCTCGCCGGGTGAGCATCGCCTTGTCTACCCATGGATCGGCGACGGCTCCTGCGACGCATGCCAGGCAGGTCACGAGAACCTGTGCCCCTCGCCCCGTAACCTCGGCGTCGCCCGCCACGGCGGGTATGCCGAGTTTATCCTCGTCCCGCACCCCCGTTACCTCCTCGACGTCACCGGGATCGAAGAGCGGTGGGCCGCAACTCTCGCCTGCTCCGGCCTGACCGCCTACAGTGCCGCGCGCAAGGCCCTTCCGGCCACCGCGTCCGATCCGGTCGTGGTGATAGGCGCCGGCGGTGTCGGGTTGATGGCGATCGCCACGCTGCGCGCGCTCGGCCACGAAGCAGTCCTCGCGGTGGACCTGCAGGAGCGCAATCTGGAACTGGCGCGGCAGCTCGGAGCGACCACGACGATCTCCGCCCGCCAGGAAGACCTTGCCGCCGCCATCGTCGCCGGCGCCGGTGGGCCGGTCGCGGCGATCGTGGACTTCGTCAACAACTCCACAACAGCTCCCGCTGCGTTCGCCGCGCTCCGCAAGGGCGGAACGATGGTTCAGGTCGGGCTGTTCGGCGGAGAGCTGGTCATCCCCACCGCGTTGCTCACTCTGAAGATCATCACCATCCGCGGAAGCTTCGTCGGGTCCCTCGGCGAGCTCGAGGAGCTCGTCGGGCTCGCGCGGCGCGGCGCGCTCCCGCATCTCCCGATCATCGACGGGGAGTTGTCTGCGACGGCGGTGCAGGATGCGCTGGACCGGCTCGCCGCGGGCGGCGTGCCCGGCCGGATCGTGCTCAGCGCGTGACCGCGCCGGGCGTCCAGCCGGCCACGACTCACGCGTAGTCGAAGAAGCCGCGTCCCGTCTTGCGTCCCAGCTCCCCGGCCGCGACCTTGTCGCGGAGGATCTGCGGCGGGGCGAACCGCTCGCCGAGCGTCTCATAGAGGTATTCGGCGATCCCGAGACGCACGTCCAGCCCGACAAGATCGGAGGTGCGCAACGGACCTGTCGCGTGACGGTATCCCAGCACCATCGCCGTGTCGATGTCCTCAGCGCTGGCCACCCCCTCTTCGAGCATCCGCATCGCTTCCAGCGCGATTGCCGCGCCCAGGCGGGAGCTCGCGAAGCCGGGCGCGTCGTTGACGACGATCGGGGTCTTCCCCAGCGATGTCACCCACTGCTCCGCCCGTTGCCGCAGGTCCGGGTCGGTCGACGGCGTCAGCACGATCTCGACGAGTGACGAGGGCGGCACCGGATTGAAGAAGTGCAGTCCGCACACGCGCTCCGGCCTCGCCAGCTGCGCCGCGAGCCTTGTCACCGACAACGATGAGGTATTCGTGGCCAGCCACGCCGACTCCTCCACGATCCCCTCTGCTCTCTGCATCGCCTCGACCTTGAGTGCGAATGTCTCTGGGACAGCTTCGATCACGAGCTCGGCATTCCGCAGCGCCTCGTAGTCGGCGCTGGCCGCGACGCGGCCGGCGATTGCGTCGACGTCGACCGAGGCATCCCGCTCCGCGGCCTTGCGGATCCCATCGGCCAACCGCGCGGCGGCCGCGCCCGCCGCCGCCGGGTCACGTTCGATCACGGTGACCTGGGCGCCCGCCTGAGCGAACACTTGCGCGATACCGGCGCCCATGCGGCCGCCCCCGATCACGCCGACGGTGGAGGGAACAGTGATCATCGGGTCTCCTGAGAACGGTTGAGGAATCGGGTCATCAGCTGCGTCTTGGCGTCCGACTCGAACAGGATCGCCTGCGCGAGTTCGTCGACAAGGGGGTGGGCGTCCCGCGGCGCAGCGAGCACGCGCTTCGAGAGGCGGAGGGCGAGCGGATCCTGGCCAGCGATCCGATCGGCGACGGTATCCGCCGCGGCCGCTAACTGGTCGGGTTCATGCACCGAGGCCACCAACCCACACCGCAGCGCCTCCTCGGCGTCCAGCCGGCGCCCCGTGAACAGGATCTCCTTGGCCAGCGGCTCCCCCACCAGCTCGGCGAGCCGCCAGGTCGCCCCGGCCGCGGCCAGGATTCCGATCGCCGTCTCGGGGTTGCCGAACACGGCGCGGGTGGACGCGATCCGGATGTCGGCCGCGTACGCGAGTTCCGCACCGCCCCCGATCGCGAACCCGTCGACCGCGGCGATCACCGGCATAGGCAGCCGCGCGATACGGGTGAACAGCCCGGAGTTGATGCCGGCCAGCGCTTCGTCGCGGCCGCGCTCGAGCAGCTGCCGGATGTCTGCGCCAGCCGCGAACACACCCCGTTCGGGCGTGGAGGTTCCGGTGAGAATCAGGATGCGGGGCTCTCGCTCCAGGCTCGTGCATACCGCGTGAAGTTCGTCGACCATGTCGTCGTTGATCGCGTTTCGCACGTCAGGACGGTTCAGTTCGACGTGAAGCCGGTCCGCGCCCTCGCGGAGTATCAGAGTGGTCACCGTCCCAGCCTCCCATCACCGATCAATGCGCGTCCAATACCCGATCCACGTACATCTGATGCGCCATCGTCATCAATCTCGGCCGGGATCGGTATTGGACGAACTCGGCCACGGCGCGACAGGCTGAGTGGGCAGTACCGCGCCAGACGACCGCCGATCTGGGCGGGCGTGGCCCGAGAGACGCACGACAGCAATGAAGCGAGGAGACCACGATGGGTGCATACCGGACCATCAACCCAGCCACCGGCCAGACGGTCGCCGAGTACCCCGTGATCGGCGATGCGGACGTGGCCGACATCGTCGCCCGCTCGCACACGGCCTACCGCAGGTACCGGGAGCTGCCGCTCGCCGAACGGACGGGGATCCTGGCACGCGCGGCGCAACTGCACCGGGACCGCATCGATGAACTGAGCGCGCTGCTGACCCTCGAGGTCGGCAAACCCGTCACGCAGGCCCGCGGGGAAGTCGAGCTGGTCGCCTCGATCTACCAGTACTACGCCGACCACGCCGAAGCGTTTCTCACCGACGAGACCCTCGACATCGTCGGCGGAGGGGAAGCGCTCGTCCGCACCGAGCCGATCGGGCCGCTGTTGGGGATCATGCCGTGGAACTACCCGTACTACCAGGTGGCCCGGTTTGTCGCCCCCAACCTCGCACTGGGCAACACGATCATCCTCAAACACGCCCGCAACTGCCCGCAGTCCGCCCTCGCCATCGAACGCGTGCTCCACGATGCCGGGCTTCCGGCCGACGCGTACATCAACGCGTTCGTAGACAGCCGCCAGATCGCCGGCATCATCGCCGACCCGCGCGTGCAAGGGGTGTCGCTGACCGGCTCCGAGAAGGCGGGCTCGGCTGTCGGCGAGGTGGCCGGCAGGCATATGAAGAAGGTCGTCCTCGAGCTGGGCGGCTCGGACCCGTTCATCGTCCTGGAGGATGCTGACGTCGACGCGGCCGTGGCAGCCGGCGTGCGCGGCCGCATCGCCAACGGCGGCCAGGCGTGCACGGCATCCAAGCGGTTCATCGTCGTGGATGCCGTCTACGACGAGTTCTCCCGGAAGTTCATCGACGCGATCACGAAGATCACCCCCGACGACCCCACGGACCCCGACACGTTCCTCGGCCCGCTGGCGTCCGCGGATGCCGGCAAGGAGCTCGAGGAGCTCGTCGAGGACGCGGTCGCCAAGGGCGCCACCCTGCACATCGCCCCCGGTGCACGCCGAGAGGGCGCCTTCTACCCGCCCAGCGTGCTCACCGGGGTCACCCCGCCGATGCGAGCCTACGAGGAGGAGCTGTTCGGACCGACCGCGGTCGTGTACCGGGTGCCCTCCCCGCAGGCCGCGGTCGCCCTGGCCAACGAATCGCCCTTCGGGCTGTCCAGCAGCGTCTTCACGCAGGACCCTCTGGCGGCCGCGCAGATCGCCCGCGAACTGGAGGTCGGGATGGTGTGGATCAACAGCACCAGCCGCAGCGCACCGGACCTCCCCTTCGGCGGCGTGAAGCGCTCCGGCATCGGACGCGAGCTCGCCCGGTACGGCATGGACGAGTTCGCGAACAAGAAGCTCATCCGAACCCCCGCCTGATATCCCCGCGTAACGCCTCCGCCGCGCCGAGTACGCAACTGCGAATCCAGGCCTCCCTGGTCGGCAGGCGGGGGCGCTGTTTTCAGGAGATCAGGGTGTTCTGCCCGTCGAGACCGTACGCGCGCAGTTTCCGGTACAGCGTCGTGCGCCCGATACCGAGGATCTCCGCTGCACGCGAACGGTTTCCGTCCGCCTCCCGCAGCGCCGCATCGATCGCCCGGTACTCGGATGCGGCGATGCCGCGCAGCTGGCGGGCACGTGTGCGCATCTCGACGGGCAGAAGGTCGACGTCCAGGACGGTGCCGACGGGGCGGTACGCCACCATCGCGGCAATCAGAACCCGCAGCTCCGAGGCGCCACCAGGCC carries:
- a CDS encoding NAD-dependent succinate-semialdehyde dehydrogenase; the encoded protein is MGAYRTINPATGQTVAEYPVIGDADVADIVARSHTAYRRYRELPLAERTGILARAAQLHRDRIDELSALLTLEVGKPVTQARGEVELVASIYQYYADHAEAFLTDETLDIVGGGEALVRTEPIGPLLGIMPWNYPYYQVARFVAPNLALGNTIILKHARNCPQSALAIERVLHDAGLPADAYINAFVDSRQIAGIIADPRVQGVSLTGSEKAGSAVGEVAGRHMKKVVLELGGSDPFIVLEDADVDAAVAAGVRGRIANGGQACTASKRFIVVDAVYDEFSRKFIDAITKITPDDPTDPDTFLGPLASADAGKELEELVEDAVAKGATLHIAPGARREGAFYPPSVLTGVTPPMRAYEEELFGPTAVVYRVPSPQAAVALANESPFGLSSSVFTQDPLAAAQIARELEVGMVWINSTSRSAPDLPFGGVKRSGIGRELARYGMDEFANKKLIRTPA
- a CDS encoding alcohol dehydrogenase; this translates as MESTVRISTARTTMHAFAIFQDDHTVTDVELPTPTPEGTEILLRVVRSGVCHTDMHLREGYYDLGSRGRLNLIDRGVTYPLVLGHEVVGVVEAAGPDADGVSPGEHRLVYPWIGDGSCDACQAGHENLCPSPRNLGVARHGGYAEFILVPHPRYLLDVTGIEERWAATLACSGLTAYSAARKALPATASDPVVVIGAGGVGLMAIATLRALGHEAVLAVDLQERNLELARQLGATTTISARQEDLAAAIVAGAGGPVAAIVDFVNNSTTAPAAFAALRKGGTMVQVGLFGGELVIPTALLTLKIITIRGSFVGSLGELEELVGLARRGALPHLPIIDGELSATAVQDALDRLAAGGVPGRIVLSA
- a CDS encoding LysR family transcriptional regulator — encoded protein: MDLQQLRTFLAVAEELHFGRAAERLHMAQPPISRGIQQLERELGARLFERSTRKVTLTSVGEALVAPAQEVLDALDRVSRVARAAGTGEIGHVRLAYAGASSNVMVGLLARAVNQNHPGIHLELLSQHFAQPAMQLLTRGDIDIALGRWDHIPAAVRTRVIAVEELVIAVPETHRLADAGAVSIAQFEGEPFVSLQPQTGTLLLERLRQMSRAAGFNADVVQHAPDSWTLMSLVSAEIGCSLTLSSVIDSIADPHLRFLRLTDDVAPVELRMAWLRDSDDRALHAVLRLSESVLPTPQD
- a CDS encoding 3-hydroxyacyl-CoA dehydrogenase family protein; amino-acid sequence: MITVPSTVGVIGGGRMGAGIAQVFAQAGAQVTVIERDPAAAGAAAARLADGIRKAAERDASVDVDAIAGRVAASADYEALRNAELVIEAVPETFALKVEAMQRAEGIVEESAWLATNTSSLSVTRLAAQLARPERVCGLHFFNPVPPSSLVEIVLTPSTDPDLRQRAEQWVTSLGKTPIVVNDAPGFASSRLGAAIALEAMRMLEEGVASAEDIDTAMVLGYRHATGPLRTSDLVGLDVRLGIAEYLYETLGERFAPPQILRDKVAAGELGRKTGRGFFDYA
- a CDS encoding enoyl-CoA hydratase/isomerase family protein, which codes for MTTLILREGADRLHVELNRPDVRNAINDDMVDELHAVCTSLEREPRILILTGTSTPERGVFAAGADIRQLLERGRDEALAGINSGLFTRIARLPMPVIAAVDGFAIGGGAELAYAADIRIASTRAVFGNPETAIGILAAAGATWRLAELVGEPLAKEILFTGRRLDAEEALRCGLVASVHEPDQLAAAADTVADRIAGQDPLALRLSKRVLAAPRDAHPLVDELAQAILFESDAKTQLMTRFLNRSQETR
- a CDS encoding SDR family NAD(P)-dependent oxidoreductase, producing the protein MGSRLAGKVAIVTGAANGMGRAHVRRLAQEGASVLATDVDSAGLEHTVAEANRDGGTVVGLEQDVAIAARWDEIVAEAEQRFGRLDILVNNAGVLILKPVEETTEEEWDLIFRINAKGVFLGTKAAVPALVRAGGGSIVNISSIYGIIGAPSAAAYEASKGAVRLLTKASAVDLAKYGIRVNSVHPGVIATPMTTGLLATPESTKAVLSTTILDRPGQPEEVSNVVLFLASDEASFVTGAEYVVDGGYTAQ